A stretch of the Lytechinus variegatus isolate NC3 chromosome 5, Lvar_3.0, whole genome shotgun sequence genome encodes the following:
- the LOC121415573 gene encoding proteasome subunit alpha type-4-like: MSRRYDSKTTIFSPEGRLYQVEYAMEAIGHAGTSLGILASDGVLLAAERRNTHKLLDDVVFSDKIYKLNSDMACSVSGITSDANVLTSELRLAGQRYFLQYQENIPNEQLVSTLCDIKQFYTQAGGKRPFGVSILYMGWDKHYGFQLYQSDPSGNYGGWKATCIGNNSAAAISMLKQEYKEGDTNLKDALALAVKVLSKTLDMTKLTPEKIEIATLTREDGKTMIRILPVEELQKLIKEHEEREAKAEAEKKKEKEK; this comes from the exons tcTCGGAGGTATGATTCAAAGACCACCATCTTTTCGCCCGAAG GGCGTCTGTATCAGGTGGAGTATGCCATGGAAGCCATAGGACATGCAGGTACATCATTGGGGATCTTGGCTTCAGATGGAGTGCTTCTGGCTGCAGAAAGGAGGAATACTCACAAGCTTCTGGATGATGTCGTGTTCTCAGATAAAATCTATAAACTCAATAG TGACATGGCATGCAGTGTCTCAGGAATCACATCAGATGCTAACGTCCTCACAAGTGAACTCAGGCttgcaggtcaaag ATATTTCCTCCAGTATCAAGAAAACATTCCCAATGAACAGCTAGTCAGCACGTTATGTGACATCAAGCAGTTttacacacaggcaggag GAAAGAGACCGTTTGGTGTGTCTATTTTATACATGGGATGGGATAAACACTATGGTTTTCAGCTTTATCAGAGTGATCCAAGTGGAAACTATGGAGGATGGAAAGCCACTTGTATTGGAAACAACAGTGCA GCTGCTATCTCTATGCTAAAGCAAGAATACAAGGAAGGTGATACAAATCTCAAGGATGCATTAGCACTGGCTGTCAAGGTGCTAAGTAAAACATTAGATATGACCAAGCTTACTCCAGAGAAAA tTGAAATTGCTACACTAACGAGAGAAGATGGCAAGACAATGATCCGCATCCTCCCAGTAGAAGAACTCCAGAAGCTCATCAAGGAACACGAGGAGAGAGAGGCTAAGGCAGAAgcagagaagaagaaagaaaaggagaaataa